The segment TTGTATCTTAATATCTTAAGAAATACAAAGGTCAGTCGTTATTAAAGTTCATACAGACAGTATCATGACTAACATCCAATTCAATTAAGGGTACTTAAATTGACTCATTGAAGTTCTTTGTTCGTGCAACTGGAAGATTCAATTAAACGCATTAAATGCATTAGTCGGCTCTTAGACTAGAAGCCGTAAGCTCGACTCGGTGGAGTTCAATCATACAGTTAAAGCTAAAACCGCTGATGTGAAACAGTCCTTATATCTagcgaaaataaatattttaactaagCACCGAGTGTTGCGTTATCACACACGTAACGTTCGACTGGTTACTCAACGATTTCTCTTCGACACGAAAGATAAACTAGTCGAATCTGCTAACACATTTGCAAACACAGTATTTGTCAATAACTTACAGTAAAACTTTTTTGCTTTCAGATTCTAGTTGTACGGGCATCGGTCTTGGTCGTCTCTTCATACTCTTCGACAGCGTGACAGCAACGATGACATTCATTAAGCCAATGAAAGCGGTGAACACGCATGCGCCAGACAGGACCCTGATGATAATTCTGGTGTAGTTGGTAGCTACTTCAGTGCAGCCGTGTCTTTCATTAGCCAGCTTGTTAGTGAAGTCACAGTCGATGTTGTAAGATCCGATCCAACCATGGTAGTAAGTGTCACAGCAGGAAACAGGGAAGGAATCGCGCCAGTTCTTGTAATCCCTCGGTCCTGAAGCTCCACAGCACTGCAGACGCTTCTCCATGTTACCGAAAGAAGTCTCCAAGTTTCTGTCATTTTTCATCGTAGTATAAACATCCCAGATCGCGTCTTCAATGAATTTGTCGGTCGACTTCGTGTCGGCGAACGTGAGAGCGACAACGGCCGCCGCAACCAAAGCCACAATAGCGGTGACCTCGAAAGCAATGTACATTACTACTAAACCATTGCTCCTCTTCTTAGCACCAACGAAACCACAGCACGACACACAGATCACGAAGACACCGACGAGGATGAACACCCAGGGGATAGCCTGAGGCCAGTACACGTTGTAATCCAGCAAGTAATGGTTGGTGTTCCTCAAGCTGGTCACGCTGTGGACTTCTACGAAAAACCAGATGGATGCACAGGCGATGGCGAGGCCGAACACCACGTGGAGGATGTTCAGGATGAACAGGAGCACGGAGGAGGCACCGGTAGtactcattttgtttgttttatttagtattCGTAGTTACACGTGCGGCGCGAGCGAGCGTTCAGAATTAAATGGCGGGGTACAGTCGGTCGCGGCTATATAACGTCGCTTCGGATCAAGGCGACTTCGTACTAAAGTGATTCATACCTCATACTGATCATAACATGGGTAACTTGGACTCcacataaacatatttttttaacaatttgtgTACGTCATTTGAGCTTAATTGTTTCACGGGATAATGTTACAGagacatattaattaattagtgaGAGCAATTAGTGCATGCGTGATTGCGTTACAGGAATATAACAATTACTTAACTGATGCTAATTTTGGAATGTTGTCAAAGgacttattaattaattggaCTTAATTAACCCAGCTCTAAGAAGCATTTCTTTGGAATTTACCGGGAAATTCTATCTTTCCAGGTGACATAATATAATTACCTTttctttgaagtcggttgaGGTAAATCGGAAGGAAATCAATCAGATATATTATAATTAGTATCGTCATTTCCTGAAGTAATTAAATGAATATGAGTCAAAGATATAAATGCTTGCAAGACTGGTTGTAATACCGATGTGGGGCGGATATATTTAGTTTTTCTATTCTAATTTCATTTTAGTTGGATAAAcacagttttaaatattatgaagctttttgtaatatgtatttgtgtatgaGATAAGGATTATGGGcgcagaaatattttttgtgatatttaatttttttttttcatttctacGGTTTGCTGTGTAGATAGGAAGCATTACTTTAGCAgctatattttaacatttttttttctgtacacAGAAGGATCAAATACCATATAACCATGAAACTAGATTGAATAAAAACTTCCTAGCTGTTACAGTTACTTGCCGACAATAGGAGCAACCTTGGAAAATTTACAGCATACCACAGATTAGTACACAGTTCATGTACTTACACGTACagaccacggaggaaggaaacatagcggagatgccataaggaaggtaggtcaggtgccttcttgtagctcaagctacgtacggtaggcgtgatcagttactatagttcggccattcagagaatgcgttcctgacacgtcgcgattgaactgacgacgtaactttgcaatggcgttgcagttacgataaaaatatttttgctggttgtttaccgttttaacaattgaggagcattaaaacaacattattatatcaataatcaatgaatgttataattttgtgccaaactgagtgtcaaataacttggtaaacaatatttttctaaatctatactgcgctattacaaggttatgtcagcggtttatattttgtagtgctgtgctaaaaataacaggcaagtatcgtaatctgttcttatacagttataatataaaataatacgttttgattttttttttaagaattggaaaataatggactataagacttaattataacgtttatgaaatataaaaataaaactatgaccaaaccgcatttttatacttagattaaaaatggtaaccccaaatggcgttatgggccgccattttgtgacgctaaaacagtcgtccgttgtcgtttcgtgcgcatagaccacgtttttcaagtgttttcgatctgtttttatttgattacccggcttttgttagaccgagatatcaggattgattctgttattgataataatataattatacatgtaggcgaagatgatgatgaagacaccacctcctcaagcaaatcggagtctgattaatattctgttcgcacattcaattcaatgtacttgtaacaaagaataaataaaacaattttattatatgaatattacctttttttggtttccacttaaataactaaaatataaaacaaatgattccgccaatttaaatttaaaaataatgcggcggttcattttgaaggaacggtaacgaactcagtgttatgttgtgcccatcactagtcgtgactaactgataggtgtcaggaacgcattctctgaacggccgaagtatagaactaacgaggtgttTGGGTTCCTTGTTAAATCAAAagcaatctgtcaaagattgatcttgattgattggtgattttatatTGAGAATTATGGGTGGTTTCTGAAAAAGGCGTGTaagggtggagctagtaacattcctcgtcccccgaacaccctcatgttggcgcgctactttcttaagagattttgcgttatgacatctccgctcgtcattttgttctccatggtacagACTTACAATAAAACTACGAATTGTGTATATTGACAAAAACGTCTTGTCGTACACAATTGTCTAGAGattatttatggtttttatcGTGTGAGTTTTCTCGAACATGTATTGTTTTTGGTACCTATGAGTTTGTTCCTATGCTTGAAGTTATGGTGTCTTACACAAGTAACTGATGAATTTAAATCATTATGGTTATGAAAGTACCACCGGCTTTATCAATGTTTTTTGTCGATTTTAGTACCGTCCAGATGATGGTATAAAAAGCATCCTTAGATTTATCAAATGCAAAGTATCATCCCAATACGTTCAGCGTCAGCAGTTTTTGAGGTAAATAGTAAAAAACATGTATTCTtacaaatcctacttatattataaatgtgaaagtttgtgagaatgtatggatgtatgtttgttattcaatcacgcaaaaacggctggaccgatttgattgaaacttggtatgtagataggtgataccctggattaacacataggctacgttttatcaacacaccacgcgggcgaagccgctggcggaagctagtacagaTATAAAGATGAATTCAAATAGACTTTCCATAGTCAGAGAGGTTTACAAAGAAAGATTTTGAGAAGAAGAATGATAGTTTTAGACATCACATTCCATGACAcaccaaaacaaataaaattgccGTATAACACAggaagcagatgatgatg is part of the Helicoverpa zea isolate HzStark_Cry1AcR chromosome 26, ilHelZeax1.1, whole genome shotgun sequence genome and harbors:
- the LOC124642984 gene encoding 23 kDa integral membrane protein-like, whose protein sequence is MSTTGASSVLLFILNILHVVFGLAIACASIWFFVEVHSVTSLRNTNHYLLDYNVYWPQAIPWVFILVGVFVICVSCCGFVGAKKRSNGLVVMYIAFEVTAIVALVAAAVVALTFADTKSTDKFIEDAIWDVYTTMKNDRNLETSFGNMEKRLQCCGASGPRDYKNWRDSFPVSCCDTYYHGWIGSYNIDCDFTNKLANERHGCTEVATNYTRIIIRVLSGACVFTAFIGLMNVIVAVTLSKSMKRRPRPMPVQLESESKKVLL